In Phlebotomus papatasi isolate M1 chromosome 1, Ppap_2.1, whole genome shotgun sequence, the following proteins share a genomic window:
- the LOC129809976 gene encoding uncharacterized protein LOC129809976 → MRTPADDKFVALLKLNSVLWDPNHKDYKTTVVREKTWKHLSEKMGMSVLKCRSKYKEMREKYRTEVMKVTRKGGEGYDPNLKQQLDFLKISFKNLPNVPNHTGLSFRRNSLLQASSNPRRSTPSSLRATPSIQFSSDPSVDPLFLDPDQMSNSSLKIEDFPSDLATLRIVEPTANGSLDNALKGDNLEILSARSLRPNNPSHHNRSQRDVEEYIRLPQVPQTNHHQRHQQHHPSGFVLALDEKLKLLPPKLRYKLEKDIFLMVSDEVSKLYE, encoded by the exons ATGCGTACCCCAGCTGACGATAAGTTTGTAGCCCTCCTGAAGTTGAATAGTGTCCTTTGGGATCCCAACCACAAGGACTACAAGACCACTGTTGTCCGGGAGAAAACATGGAAGCATTTGTCTGAGAAAATGGGAATGAGCG TTCTGAAGTGCAGATCCAAGTACAAGGAGATGAGAGAAAAGTATAGGACCGAAGTAATGAAAGTCACAAGAAAGGGTGGAGAAGGATATGACCCAAATTTGAAGCAACAACTCGATTTCCTGAAGATATCATTTAAGAATCTCCCAAATGTTCCCAATCACACTGGTTTGAGTTTCCGGAGGAATTCACTGCTTCAGGCTAGCTCAAATCCACGTCGATCGACACCGAGTTCACTTAGAGCTACTCCCAGTATTCAGTTTTCTTCTGATCCCTCTGTGGATCCATTGTTTCTCGATCCTGACCAAATGTCAAATTCCTCCTTGAAGATTGAGGATTTTCCCAGTGATCTGGCAACTTTGCGAATTGTGGAACCAACAGCAAATGGCTCTCTTGACAATGCTCTAAAGGGTGACAATTTGGAGATTCTCTCCGCTCGCTCGTTGCGACCCAATAATCCCAGCCACCACAATAGGAGCCAGAGAGATGTGGAGGAGTACATTAGACTGCCTCAGGTGCCGCAGACCAATCACCATCAGCGGCACCAGCAGCACCATCCATCAGGATTTGTCCTGGCTCTGGATGAGAAACTGAAACTTTTGCCACCGAAACTGAGGTACAAATTGGAAAAGGACATCTTCCTGATGGTTTCCGACGAAGTGTCCAAGTTGTACGAATAA